A stretch of Girardinichthys multiradiatus isolate DD_20200921_A chromosome 20, DD_fGirMul_XY1, whole genome shotgun sequence DNA encodes these proteins:
- the LOC124857525 gene encoding neuronal vesicle trafficking-associated protein 1-like: protein MVKLGNNFAEKNNGKAVSEDGFDTIPLITPLDASQLQFPPPDKVVVKTKADYDGESKKGKLRSPKIAEFSISIIEGVSERLKVTLLVICALAFLVCVVFLVVYKIYQYEQPCPDSFVYVQGRCMPTGLYGNYPPQGPGGRGRLFTLINHYNMAKQTITRSVSPWVTIMSEEKVTQQEMETAQKLA, encoded by the exons ATGGTGAAGCTGGGAAATAATTTCGCCGAGAAAAACAACGGGAAGGCGGTATCCGAGGACGGATTTGACACCATCCCTCTCATCACACCGCTAGATGCCAGCCAGCTGCAGTTCCCCCCACCTGATAAG GTGGTTGTAAAGACAAAGGCAGATTATGATGGTGAGAGCAAGAAAGGAAAGCTACGGTCCCCAAAAATCGCAGAGTTCTCCATAAGCATCATCGAAGGTGTCTCTGAGCGGCTCAAA GTGACCCTGCTGGTGATCTGTGCCCTGGCGTTCCTGGTGTGTGTGGTGTTCCTGGTTGTCTATAAGATCTACCAGTATGAGCAGCCGTGTCCCGACAGCTTCGTTTACGTG CAAGGCCGCTGCATGCCGACCGGACTTTACGGCAACTATCCCCCTCAGGGTCCCGGGGGCCGTGGCCGCCTCTTTACCCTCATCAACCACTACAACATGGCCAAGCAGACGATCACTCGGTCGGTGTCTCCGTGGGTGACCATCATGTCTGAGGAGAAGGTAACCCAGCAAGAGATGGAGACCGCCCAGAAGCTGGCCTAA